One window of Equus caballus isolate H_3958 breed thoroughbred chromosome 3, TB-T2T, whole genome shotgun sequence genomic DNA carries:
- the MTSS2 gene encoding protein MTSS 2 isoform X1, translating to METAEKECGALGGLFQAIVNDMKSSYPIWEDFNSKATKLHSQLRTTVLAAVAFLDAFQKVADMATNTRGATRDIGSALTRMCMRHRSIETKLRQFTNALLESLINPLQERIEDWKKSANQLDKDHAKEYKRARHEIKKKSSDTLKLQKKARKGKGDLQPQLDSALQDVNDMYLLLEETEKQAVRRALIEERGRFCTFITFLQPVVNGELTMLGEITHLQGIIDDLVVLTAEPHKLPPASEQVIKDLKGSDYSWSYQTPPSSPSSSSSRKSSMCSAPSSSSSAKGGGAPWPGGAQTYSPSSTCRYRSLAQPATTTARLSSVSSHDSGFISQDATYSKPPSPMPSDITSQKSSSSASSEASETCQSVSECSSPTSDWSKAGPHEQPAGTTLQRRKDRVELLRDTEPSPASGGALGPSGEEAPRPRMSPATIAAKHGEEVSPAASDLAMVLTRGLSLEHQKSSRDSLQYSSGYSTQTTTPSCSEDTIPSQGSDYDCYSVNGDADGEGPPEFDKSSTIPRNSNIAQNYRRLIQTKRPASTAGLPTAGLPTASGAPPGVATIRRTPSTKPTVRRALSSAGPIPIRPPIVPVKTPTVPDSPGYAGPTRAGSEECVFYTDEAASPLVPDLAKASPKRLSLPNTAWGSASPEAAGYPGPGGEEDDEQQQQLAANRHSLVEKLGELVAGAHALGEGQFPFPTALSTTPAEETPTPPPAATSDPPAEDMLVAIRRGVRLRRTVTNDRSAPRIL from the exons AGCTCCTACCCCATCTGGGAGGACTTCAACTCCAAGGCCACAAAGCTGCATTCCCAGCTGAG GACCACTGTGCTGGCTGCTGTGGCCTTCTTGGATGCCTTCCAGAAAGTGGCAGACATGGCCACCAACACtcgag GGGCCACGCGGGACATCGGCTCGGCGCTCACGCGCATGTGCATGCGCCACCGCAGCATCGAGACCAAGCTGCGCCAGTTCACCAA CGCACTGCTGGAGAGCCTCATCAACCCGCTGCAGGAGCGCATCGAGGACTGGAAGAAGTCAGCCAACCAACTGGACAAGGACCACGCGAAAG AGTACAAACGAGCCCGGCATGAGATCAAAAAGAAGTCTTCAGACACGCTGAAGCTGCAGAAGAAAGCGCGCAAAG GGAAAGGAGACCTGCAGCCCCAGCTGGACAGCGCCCTGCAGGACGTCAACGACATGTACTTGCTGCTGGAGGAGACGGAGAAGCAGGCCGTGCGCCGGGCCCTGATCGAGGAGCGCGGCCGCTTCTGCACCTTCATCACCTTCCTGCAGCCTGTGGTG AACGGCGAGCTGACCATGCTGGGTGAGATCACCCACCTGCAGGGCATCATCGACGACCTGGTGGTGCTGACCGCTGAGCCGCACAAGCTGCCTCCCGCTAGCGAGCAG GTGATCAAAGACCTGAAGGGCTCTGACTACAGCTGGTCATACCAGACCCCACCCTCATCACCCAGCAGCTCCAGCTCCCGGAAGTCCAGCATGTGCAG CGCCCCCAGCAGCAGTAGCAGTGCCAAGGGTGGCGGAGCCCCATGGCCTGGGGGTGCCCAAACATACTCACCCAGTTCCACCTGTCGCTACCGCAGCCTGGCGCAGCCAGCCACCACCACCGCCCGCCTCTCCAGTGTCTCCTCCCACGACTCTGGCTTCATCTCCCAGGATGCCACCTACTCCAAGCCACCCTCACCCATGCCTTCAGACATCACCAGCCAG AAGTCCTCCAGCTCTGCGTCCTCCGAGGCCTCAGAAACCTGCCAGTCTGTTAGCGAGTGCAGCTCCCCGACCTCG GACTGGTCCAAGGCCGGCCCCCACGAGCAGCCCGCAGGCACCACCCTGCAGCGGAGGAAGGACCGAGTGGAGCTCCTCCGAGACACAGAGCCCAGCCCGGCCAGCGGGGGTGCCCTGGGCCCCAGTGGAGAGGAAGCACCACGACCCCGCATGTCCCCTGCCACTATTGCAGCCAAG CATGGTGAGGAGGTGTCCCCTGCGGCCAGTGACCTGGCCATGGTGCTGACCCGCGGCCTGAGCCTGGAGCACCAGAAGAGCAGCCGGGACTCGCTGCAGTACTCGAGCGGCTACAGCACGCAGACCACCACGCCCTCGTGCTCCGAGGACACCATCCCCTCCCAAG GCTCCGACTACGACTGCTACTCGGTGAACGGGGATGCAGACGGCGAGGGCCCGCCCGAGTTCGACAAGTCGTCCACCATCCCTCGCAACAGCAACATTGCCCAGAACTACCGCCGCCTGATCCAGACCAAGCGCCCGGCCTCCACCGCCGGGCTACCCACCGCGGGGCTGCCCACCGCCTCGGGTGCACCTCCCGGCGTGGCCACCATACGCCGCACGCCCTCCACCAAGCCCACCGTGCGCCGTGCCCTCTCCAGTGCTGGCCCCATCCCCATCCGGCCACCCATTGTCCCAGTGAAGACGCCCACCGTGCCCGACTCCCCCGGTTACGCAGGGCCCACGCGGGCGGGCAGCGAGGAGTGCGTCTTCTACACCGACGAGGCCGCCTCGCCGCTGGTGCCGGACCTGGCCAAGGCCTCCCCAAAGAGGCTCAGCCTGCCCAACACAGCCTGGGGCAGCGCGTCCCCCGAGGCCGCTGGCTACCCCGGGCCTGGGGGCGAGGAGGACgatgagcagcagcagcagctggccgCCAACCGGCACAGCCTGGTAGAGAAGCTCGGGGAGCTGGTGGCAGGCGCCCACGCCCTGGGCGAGGGCCAGTTCCCCTTTCCCACAGCCCTGTCGACCACCCCCGCAGAGGAAACGCCCACCCCGCCCCCGGCTGCCACCAGCGACCCCCCAGCTGAAGACATGCTGGTGGCCATCCGACGCGGGGTGCGCCTCCGCAGGACGGTCACCAACGACAGGTCGGCGCCCCGCATCTTGTGA
- the MTSS2 gene encoding protein MTSS 2 isoform X2, which yields METAEKECGALGGLFQAIVNDMKSSYPIWEDFNSKATKLHSQLRTTVLAAVAFLDAFQKVADMATNTRGATRDIGSALTRMCMRHRSIETKLRQFTNALLESLINPLQERIEDWKKSANQLDKDHAKEYKRARHEIKKKSSDTLKLQKKARKGKGDLQPQLDSALQDVNDMYLLLEETEKQAVRRALIEERGRFCTFITFLQPVVNGELTMLGEITHLQGIIDDLVVLTAEPHKLPPASEQVIKDLKGSDYSWSYQTPPSSPSSSSSRKSSMCSLAQPATTTARLSSVSSHDSGFISQDATYSKPPSPMPSDITSQKSSSSASSEASETCQSVSECSSPTSDWSKAGPHEQPAGTTLQRRKDRVELLRDTEPSPASGGALGPSGEEAPRPRMSPATIAAKHGEEVSPAASDLAMVLTRGLSLEHQKSSRDSLQYSSGYSTQTTTPSCSEDTIPSQGSDYDCYSVNGDADGEGPPEFDKSSTIPRNSNIAQNYRRLIQTKRPASTAGLPTAGLPTASGAPPGVATIRRTPSTKPTVRRALSSAGPIPIRPPIVPVKTPTVPDSPGYAGPTRAGSEECVFYTDEAASPLVPDLAKASPKRLSLPNTAWGSASPEAAGYPGPGGEEDDEQQQQLAANRHSLVEKLGELVAGAHALGEGQFPFPTALSTTPAEETPTPPPAATSDPPAEDMLVAIRRGVRLRRTVTNDRSAPRIL from the exons AGCTCCTACCCCATCTGGGAGGACTTCAACTCCAAGGCCACAAAGCTGCATTCCCAGCTGAG GACCACTGTGCTGGCTGCTGTGGCCTTCTTGGATGCCTTCCAGAAAGTGGCAGACATGGCCACCAACACtcgag GGGCCACGCGGGACATCGGCTCGGCGCTCACGCGCATGTGCATGCGCCACCGCAGCATCGAGACCAAGCTGCGCCAGTTCACCAA CGCACTGCTGGAGAGCCTCATCAACCCGCTGCAGGAGCGCATCGAGGACTGGAAGAAGTCAGCCAACCAACTGGACAAGGACCACGCGAAAG AGTACAAACGAGCCCGGCATGAGATCAAAAAGAAGTCTTCAGACACGCTGAAGCTGCAGAAGAAAGCGCGCAAAG GGAAAGGAGACCTGCAGCCCCAGCTGGACAGCGCCCTGCAGGACGTCAACGACATGTACTTGCTGCTGGAGGAGACGGAGAAGCAGGCCGTGCGCCGGGCCCTGATCGAGGAGCGCGGCCGCTTCTGCACCTTCATCACCTTCCTGCAGCCTGTGGTG AACGGCGAGCTGACCATGCTGGGTGAGATCACCCACCTGCAGGGCATCATCGACGACCTGGTGGTGCTGACCGCTGAGCCGCACAAGCTGCCTCCCGCTAGCGAGCAG GTGATCAAAGACCTGAAGGGCTCTGACTACAGCTGGTCATACCAGACCCCACCCTCATCACCCAGCAGCTCCAGCTCCCGGAAGTCCAGCATGTGCAG CCTGGCGCAGCCAGCCACCACCACCGCCCGCCTCTCCAGTGTCTCCTCCCACGACTCTGGCTTCATCTCCCAGGATGCCACCTACTCCAAGCCACCCTCACCCATGCCTTCAGACATCACCAGCCAG AAGTCCTCCAGCTCTGCGTCCTCCGAGGCCTCAGAAACCTGCCAGTCTGTTAGCGAGTGCAGCTCCCCGACCTCG GACTGGTCCAAGGCCGGCCCCCACGAGCAGCCCGCAGGCACCACCCTGCAGCGGAGGAAGGACCGAGTGGAGCTCCTCCGAGACACAGAGCCCAGCCCGGCCAGCGGGGGTGCCCTGGGCCCCAGTGGAGAGGAAGCACCACGACCCCGCATGTCCCCTGCCACTATTGCAGCCAAG CATGGTGAGGAGGTGTCCCCTGCGGCCAGTGACCTGGCCATGGTGCTGACCCGCGGCCTGAGCCTGGAGCACCAGAAGAGCAGCCGGGACTCGCTGCAGTACTCGAGCGGCTACAGCACGCAGACCACCACGCCCTCGTGCTCCGAGGACACCATCCCCTCCCAAG GCTCCGACTACGACTGCTACTCGGTGAACGGGGATGCAGACGGCGAGGGCCCGCCCGAGTTCGACAAGTCGTCCACCATCCCTCGCAACAGCAACATTGCCCAGAACTACCGCCGCCTGATCCAGACCAAGCGCCCGGCCTCCACCGCCGGGCTACCCACCGCGGGGCTGCCCACCGCCTCGGGTGCACCTCCCGGCGTGGCCACCATACGCCGCACGCCCTCCACCAAGCCCACCGTGCGCCGTGCCCTCTCCAGTGCTGGCCCCATCCCCATCCGGCCACCCATTGTCCCAGTGAAGACGCCCACCGTGCCCGACTCCCCCGGTTACGCAGGGCCCACGCGGGCGGGCAGCGAGGAGTGCGTCTTCTACACCGACGAGGCCGCCTCGCCGCTGGTGCCGGACCTGGCCAAGGCCTCCCCAAAGAGGCTCAGCCTGCCCAACACAGCCTGGGGCAGCGCGTCCCCCGAGGCCGCTGGCTACCCCGGGCCTGGGGGCGAGGAGGACgatgagcagcagcagcagctggccgCCAACCGGCACAGCCTGGTAGAGAAGCTCGGGGAGCTGGTGGCAGGCGCCCACGCCCTGGGCGAGGGCCAGTTCCCCTTTCCCACAGCCCTGTCGACCACCCCCGCAGAGGAAACGCCCACCCCGCCCCCGGCTGCCACCAGCGACCCCCCAGCTGAAGACATGCTGGTGGCCATCCGACGCGGGGTGCGCCTCCGCAGGACGGTCACCAACGACAGGTCGGCGCCCCGCATCTTGTGA
- the MTSS2 gene encoding protein MTSS 2 isoform X3, whose amino-acid sequence MSRGPLLGKGDLQPQLDSALQDVNDMYLLLEETEKQAVRRALIEERGRFCTFITFLQPVVNGELTMLGEITHLQGIIDDLVVLTAEPHKLPPASEQVIKDLKGSDYSWSYQTPPSSPSSSSSRKSSMCSAPSSSSSAKGGGAPWPGGAQTYSPSSTCRYRSLAQPATTTARLSSVSSHDSGFISQDATYSKPPSPMPSDITSQKSSSSASSEASETCQSVSECSSPTSDWSKAGPHEQPAGTTLQRRKDRVELLRDTEPSPASGGALGPSGEEAPRPRMSPATIAAKHGEEVSPAASDLAMVLTRGLSLEHQKSSRDSLQYSSGYSTQTTTPSCSEDTIPSQGSDYDCYSVNGDADGEGPPEFDKSSTIPRNSNIAQNYRRLIQTKRPASTAGLPTAGLPTASGAPPGVATIRRTPSTKPTVRRALSSAGPIPIRPPIVPVKTPTVPDSPGYAGPTRAGSEECVFYTDEAASPLVPDLAKASPKRLSLPNTAWGSASPEAAGYPGPGGEEDDEQQQQLAANRHSLVEKLGELVAGAHALGEGQFPFPTALSTTPAEETPTPPPAATSDPPAEDMLVAIRRGVRLRRTVTNDRSAPRIL is encoded by the exons ATGAGTCGGGGGCCACTGCTGG GGAAAGGAGACCTGCAGCCCCAGCTGGACAGCGCCCTGCAGGACGTCAACGACATGTACTTGCTGCTGGAGGAGACGGAGAAGCAGGCCGTGCGCCGGGCCCTGATCGAGGAGCGCGGCCGCTTCTGCACCTTCATCACCTTCCTGCAGCCTGTGGTG AACGGCGAGCTGACCATGCTGGGTGAGATCACCCACCTGCAGGGCATCATCGACGACCTGGTGGTGCTGACCGCTGAGCCGCACAAGCTGCCTCCCGCTAGCGAGCAG GTGATCAAAGACCTGAAGGGCTCTGACTACAGCTGGTCATACCAGACCCCACCCTCATCACCCAGCAGCTCCAGCTCCCGGAAGTCCAGCATGTGCAG CGCCCCCAGCAGCAGTAGCAGTGCCAAGGGTGGCGGAGCCCCATGGCCTGGGGGTGCCCAAACATACTCACCCAGTTCCACCTGTCGCTACCGCAGCCTGGCGCAGCCAGCCACCACCACCGCCCGCCTCTCCAGTGTCTCCTCCCACGACTCTGGCTTCATCTCCCAGGATGCCACCTACTCCAAGCCACCCTCACCCATGCCTTCAGACATCACCAGCCAG AAGTCCTCCAGCTCTGCGTCCTCCGAGGCCTCAGAAACCTGCCAGTCTGTTAGCGAGTGCAGCTCCCCGACCTCG GACTGGTCCAAGGCCGGCCCCCACGAGCAGCCCGCAGGCACCACCCTGCAGCGGAGGAAGGACCGAGTGGAGCTCCTCCGAGACACAGAGCCCAGCCCGGCCAGCGGGGGTGCCCTGGGCCCCAGTGGAGAGGAAGCACCACGACCCCGCATGTCCCCTGCCACTATTGCAGCCAAG CATGGTGAGGAGGTGTCCCCTGCGGCCAGTGACCTGGCCATGGTGCTGACCCGCGGCCTGAGCCTGGAGCACCAGAAGAGCAGCCGGGACTCGCTGCAGTACTCGAGCGGCTACAGCACGCAGACCACCACGCCCTCGTGCTCCGAGGACACCATCCCCTCCCAAG GCTCCGACTACGACTGCTACTCGGTGAACGGGGATGCAGACGGCGAGGGCCCGCCCGAGTTCGACAAGTCGTCCACCATCCCTCGCAACAGCAACATTGCCCAGAACTACCGCCGCCTGATCCAGACCAAGCGCCCGGCCTCCACCGCCGGGCTACCCACCGCGGGGCTGCCCACCGCCTCGGGTGCACCTCCCGGCGTGGCCACCATACGCCGCACGCCCTCCACCAAGCCCACCGTGCGCCGTGCCCTCTCCAGTGCTGGCCCCATCCCCATCCGGCCACCCATTGTCCCAGTGAAGACGCCCACCGTGCCCGACTCCCCCGGTTACGCAGGGCCCACGCGGGCGGGCAGCGAGGAGTGCGTCTTCTACACCGACGAGGCCGCCTCGCCGCTGGTGCCGGACCTGGCCAAGGCCTCCCCAAAGAGGCTCAGCCTGCCCAACACAGCCTGGGGCAGCGCGTCCCCCGAGGCCGCTGGCTACCCCGGGCCTGGGGGCGAGGAGGACgatgagcagcagcagcagctggccgCCAACCGGCACAGCCTGGTAGAGAAGCTCGGGGAGCTGGTGGCAGGCGCCCACGCCCTGGGCGAGGGCCAGTTCCCCTTTCCCACAGCCCTGTCGACCACCCCCGCAGAGGAAACGCCCACCCCGCCCCCGGCTGCCACCAGCGACCCCCCAGCTGAAGACATGCTGGTGGCCATCCGACGCGGGGTGCGCCTCCGCAGGACGGTCACCAACGACAGGTCGGCGCCCCGCATCTTGTGA
- the IL34 gene encoding interleukin-34 isoform X5 produces the protein MALGNKGLEVWPLTQSEECAVTGFLRDKLQYRNRLQYMKHYFPINYRVSVPYEGVLRMANVTRLQRARVSQQELRYLWVWVSLSATEWVQEVLLEDHPSWKYLEEVHTLLLDVQQSLRDVEVSPQVEAVLSLLSAPGLSLKLVRPKALLDNCFRVMELLYCPCCKHSSVLNWQDCELPSPQPHSPESSSSQCVAAQLYPWPQQPPTSLPRSPGSEAGVPPQ, from the exons ATGGCCTTGGGGAACAAGGGTTTGGAGGTGTGGCCCTTGACCCAGAGTGAGGAGTGCGCGGTCACCGGCTTTCTACGGGACAAGCTGCAATACAGGAACCGCCTTCAATACATG AAACACTACTTCCCCATCAACTACAGGGTCAGCGTGCCTTACGAGGGGGTGCTCAGGATGGCCAATGTCACCAGGCTG CAGAGGGCTCGAGTGAGCCAGCAGGAGCTGCGGTACCTGTGGGTCTGGGTGAGTCTCAGTGCTACTGAGTGGGTGCAGGAGGTGCTGCTCGAGGACCATCCATCCTGGAAGTACCTGGAGGAGGTACATACACTGCTTCTGGACGTCCAGCAAAGCCTTAGG GATGTGGAGGTCAGCCCCCAGGTGGAAGCGGTGTTGTCACTCCTGAGTGCCCCAGGGCTGAGCCTGAAGCTGGTACGGCCCAAAGCCCTGCTGGACAACTGCTTCCGGGTCATGGAGCTGCTCTACTGCCCTTGCT GTAAACATAGCTCCGTCCTGAACTGGCAGGACTGTGAGTtgcccagccctcagccccacAGCCCGGAGTCCTCATCATCACAGTGTGTGGCTGCCCAGCTGTACCCTTGGCCCCAGcagccccccacctccctgccccgcTCCCCGGGATCTGAGGCTGGAGTCCCCCCTCAGTGA
- the IL34 gene encoding interleukin-34 isoform X2: MPILWPLSRPAESDTVGWGLALWAFTSSPGDSDACSHFTAQDFGILLGMALGNKGLEVWPLTQSEECAVTGFLRDKLQYRNRLQYMKHYFPINYRVSVPYEGVLRMANVTRLRARVSQQELRYLWVWVSLSATEWVQEVLLEDHPSWKYLEEVHTLLLDVQQSLRDVEVSPQVEAVLSLLSAPGLSLKLVRPKALLDNCFRVMELLYCPCCKHSSVLNWQDCELPSPQPHSPESSSSQCVAAQLYPWPQQPPTSLPRSPGSEAGVPPQ, encoded by the exons atgccGATTCTCTGGCCCCtctccagacctgctgaatcagacactgtggggtggggcctggctCTCTGGGCCTTCACCAGCTCTCCAGGAGATTCGGATGCATGCTCCCATTTCACTGCTCAAG ATTTTGGGATCCTCCTTGGCATGGCCTTGGGGAACAAGGGTTTGGAGGTGTGGCCCTTGACCCAGAGTGAGGAGTGCGCGGTCACCGGCTTTCTACGGGACAAGCTGCAATACAGGAACCGCCTTCAATACATG AAACACTACTTCCCCATCAACTACAGGGTCAGCGTGCCTTACGAGGGGGTGCTCAGGATGGCCAATGTCACCAGGCTG AGGGCTCGAGTGAGCCAGCAGGAGCTGCGGTACCTGTGGGTCTGGGTGAGTCTCAGTGCTACTGAGTGGGTGCAGGAGGTGCTGCTCGAGGACCATCCATCCTGGAAGTACCTGGAGGAGGTACATACACTGCTTCTGGACGTCCAGCAAAGCCTTAGG GATGTGGAGGTCAGCCCCCAGGTGGAAGCGGTGTTGTCACTCCTGAGTGCCCCAGGGCTGAGCCTGAAGCTGGTACGGCCCAAAGCCCTGCTGGACAACTGCTTCCGGGTCATGGAGCTGCTCTACTGCCCTTGCT GTAAACATAGCTCCGTCCTGAACTGGCAGGACTGTGAGTtgcccagccctcagccccacAGCCCGGAGTCCTCATCATCACAGTGTGTGGCTGCCCAGCTGTACCCTTGGCCCCAGcagccccccacctccctgccccgcTCCCCGGGATCTGAGGCTGGAGTCCCCCCTCAGTGA
- the IL34 gene encoding interleukin-34 isoform X1 has translation MPILWPLSRPAESDTVGWGLALWAFTSSPGDSDACSHFTAQDFGILLGMALGNKGLEVWPLTQSEECAVTGFLRDKLQYRNRLQYMKHYFPINYRVSVPYEGVLRMANVTRLQRARVSQQELRYLWVWVSLSATEWVQEVLLEDHPSWKYLEEVHTLLLDVQQSLRDVEVSPQVEAVLSLLSAPGLSLKLVRPKALLDNCFRVMELLYCPCCKHSSVLNWQDCELPSPQPHSPESSSSQCVAAQLYPWPQQPPTSLPRSPGSEAGVPPQ, from the exons atgccGATTCTCTGGCCCCtctccagacctgctgaatcagacactgtggggtggggcctggctCTCTGGGCCTTCACCAGCTCTCCAGGAGATTCGGATGCATGCTCCCATTTCACTGCTCAAG ATTTTGGGATCCTCCTTGGCATGGCCTTGGGGAACAAGGGTTTGGAGGTGTGGCCCTTGACCCAGAGTGAGGAGTGCGCGGTCACCGGCTTTCTACGGGACAAGCTGCAATACAGGAACCGCCTTCAATACATG AAACACTACTTCCCCATCAACTACAGGGTCAGCGTGCCTTACGAGGGGGTGCTCAGGATGGCCAATGTCACCAGGCTG CAGAGGGCTCGAGTGAGCCAGCAGGAGCTGCGGTACCTGTGGGTCTGGGTGAGTCTCAGTGCTACTGAGTGGGTGCAGGAGGTGCTGCTCGAGGACCATCCATCCTGGAAGTACCTGGAGGAGGTACATACACTGCTTCTGGACGTCCAGCAAAGCCTTAGG GATGTGGAGGTCAGCCCCCAGGTGGAAGCGGTGTTGTCACTCCTGAGTGCCCCAGGGCTGAGCCTGAAGCTGGTACGGCCCAAAGCCCTGCTGGACAACTGCTTCCGGGTCATGGAGCTGCTCTACTGCCCTTGCT GTAAACATAGCTCCGTCCTGAACTGGCAGGACTGTGAGTtgcccagccctcagccccacAGCCCGGAGTCCTCATCATCACAGTGTGTGGCTGCCCAGCTGTACCCTTGGCCCCAGcagccccccacctccctgccccgcTCCCCGGGATCTGAGGCTGGAGTCCCCCCTCAGTGA
- the IL34 gene encoding interleukin-34 isoform X3 yields the protein MPRGLAWLRYFGILLGMALGNKGLEVWPLTQSEECAVTGFLRDKLQYRNRLQYMKHYFPINYRVSVPYEGVLRMANVTRLQRARVSQQELRYLWVWVSLSATEWVQEVLLEDHPSWKYLEEVHTLLLDVQQSLRDVEVSPQVEAVLSLLSAPGLSLKLVRPKALLDNCFRVMELLYCPCCKHSSVLNWQDCELPSPQPHSPESSSSQCVAAQLYPWPQQPPTSLPRSPGSEAGVPPQ from the exons ATGCCCCGGGGACTCGCCTGGCTGCGCT ATTTTGGGATCCTCCTTGGCATGGCCTTGGGGAACAAGGGTTTGGAGGTGTGGCCCTTGACCCAGAGTGAGGAGTGCGCGGTCACCGGCTTTCTACGGGACAAGCTGCAATACAGGAACCGCCTTCAATACATG AAACACTACTTCCCCATCAACTACAGGGTCAGCGTGCCTTACGAGGGGGTGCTCAGGATGGCCAATGTCACCAGGCTG CAGAGGGCTCGAGTGAGCCAGCAGGAGCTGCGGTACCTGTGGGTCTGGGTGAGTCTCAGTGCTACTGAGTGGGTGCAGGAGGTGCTGCTCGAGGACCATCCATCCTGGAAGTACCTGGAGGAGGTACATACACTGCTTCTGGACGTCCAGCAAAGCCTTAGG GATGTGGAGGTCAGCCCCCAGGTGGAAGCGGTGTTGTCACTCCTGAGTGCCCCAGGGCTGAGCCTGAAGCTGGTACGGCCCAAAGCCCTGCTGGACAACTGCTTCCGGGTCATGGAGCTGCTCTACTGCCCTTGCT GTAAACATAGCTCCGTCCTGAACTGGCAGGACTGTGAGTtgcccagccctcagccccacAGCCCGGAGTCCTCATCATCACAGTGTGTGGCTGCCCAGCTGTACCCTTGGCCCCAGcagccccccacctccctgccccgcTCCCCGGGATCTGAGGCTGGAGTCCCCCCTCAGTGA
- the IL34 gene encoding interleukin-34 isoform X4, translating to MPRGLAWLRYFGILLGMALGNKGLEVWPLTQSEECAVTGFLRDKLQYRNRLQYMKHYFPINYRVSVPYEGVLRMANVTRLRARVSQQELRYLWVWVSLSATEWVQEVLLEDHPSWKYLEEVHTLLLDVQQSLRDVEVSPQVEAVLSLLSAPGLSLKLVRPKALLDNCFRVMELLYCPCCKHSSVLNWQDCELPSPQPHSPESSSSQCVAAQLYPWPQQPPTSLPRSPGSEAGVPPQ from the exons ATGCCCCGGGGACTCGCCTGGCTGCGCT ATTTTGGGATCCTCCTTGGCATGGCCTTGGGGAACAAGGGTTTGGAGGTGTGGCCCTTGACCCAGAGTGAGGAGTGCGCGGTCACCGGCTTTCTACGGGACAAGCTGCAATACAGGAACCGCCTTCAATACATG AAACACTACTTCCCCATCAACTACAGGGTCAGCGTGCCTTACGAGGGGGTGCTCAGGATGGCCAATGTCACCAGGCTG AGGGCTCGAGTGAGCCAGCAGGAGCTGCGGTACCTGTGGGTCTGGGTGAGTCTCAGTGCTACTGAGTGGGTGCAGGAGGTGCTGCTCGAGGACCATCCATCCTGGAAGTACCTGGAGGAGGTACATACACTGCTTCTGGACGTCCAGCAAAGCCTTAGG GATGTGGAGGTCAGCCCCCAGGTGGAAGCGGTGTTGTCACTCCTGAGTGCCCCAGGGCTGAGCCTGAAGCTGGTACGGCCCAAAGCCCTGCTGGACAACTGCTTCCGGGTCATGGAGCTGCTCTACTGCCCTTGCT GTAAACATAGCTCCGTCCTGAACTGGCAGGACTGTGAGTtgcccagccctcagccccacAGCCCGGAGTCCTCATCATCACAGTGTGTGGCTGCCCAGCTGTACCCTTGGCCCCAGcagccccccacctccctgccccgcTCCCCGGGATCTGAGGCTGGAGTCCCCCCTCAGTGA